Below is a genomic region from Streptomyces sp. NBC_00461.
GCGCGCAACCAGGGCTGGTCGTGGCAGGAGATCGCCGCGGAACTCGGTGTGAGCAGGCAGGCCGTGCACAAGAAGTACGGGAGGCATTGATGTTCGAGCGGTTCACGAAGAACGCCCGCGTGGTGGTGCAGGAGGCCGTTGCGCACGCGGACGGGGCGGGAGCACCGGCCGTCGACGCCGAGCACATGCTGCTCGCGCTCCTCGACCACGAAGGCACTCGCGCCTCGTTCGCGCTCGCCTCGCTCGGGGTGGCCGGTGAACGCAAGGAGTCGGTACGGGATGCGGTGACCGAGGCCCGACGGCGGGCCGGACTGTCCCAGGCCGAGACCGACGCCCTGGCCGGGCTGGGGATCGACGTGTCGGAGATCGTCGCCCGGGTCGAGGAGGTGCACGGCGTCGGGGCCATGTCCGGCGACCGCAGGGACAAGGGCTCGTGGTCCGGGCGCCGTCCGTTCAGCCGTGCTGCCAAGCAGACCCTTGAGAAGTCGCTGCGCATCGCCGTCGCCCACGGCGACCGGCACATCGGAGACGAGCACATCCTCCTGGCCCTGACCGTCCGTCCCGGCCTGTCCACCGAACTCCTCGCCGACCATGGCGTCACGCACGAGTCGCTGACCCGGGTGCTGTACGGCAGCGGAGAAGCGAAGGCCGGCTGAGCGGGGGCGGGCGCGCACACCCGGTTCGCCCTGGAGGGCGTCGTCTCGCGTATCTGCTCCAGGGTGGGGAGAGGCCCGGCGAGGAGTGGCGGCCGGTGGCCCGACTGGACTCCTGCGCGCTGCCCCTCGGCGTCAACCTCGGTGCCGCGGGCGTCGGTTACGCCTTCCGCTCGCTGGACGGCAGGGAGGGCCTCTTCATGTGGCGGTGCCTGAGGCTTCGCCGGGCGCACCGCCACATGAAGCGGCCTCCGACGCCGTGGCTCAGACCCTCGGCCCGCGCAGTATGGCGCCGATGTGTGCCGCCGCCGTCGACAGGTGGCGACGGGCGTCGCTGAGCTGATCGTCCGTGACGCCGTGGTCGCGGGCCGCGTCGCGGATGTCGTCCCGGAAGCGGTCGAGCAGGCGGTCCAGGTCGCGGGTCGGGTCGCCGGTGGCATCCTCGTGCGCCCAGGACGGTTCGTACTCGGCGGGGAAGTCCTCCTTGGTGTGCGAGTACTCGGGCCGCGGTGCCGAGGCGCCGGCGGCGGTGCCCCGGCCGAACCCGAAGTCCTTCCCGAACTCCTTGCCGAAGTCCTTTCCGAAGTCCCCGAACTCCTTGGCCAGTTCGGTCAGGCCCTCGCGTACCCCCGTGGGCCAGTCACCCCGTGCGAAGTGGTCCTGTACCTGTTCCTGCACCCGTCGGCCGATGCGCTGAAGCTCCTCCTGCGCCTGGGCCCGGACCCGCTCCTGCGCCTCCTTGGCTTGGCGCCTGGCCCGCTGTGCCTCGTCGCGGGCCCTTCGGCTTTCGTCCTTGGCGCGCCGGGCCTGCTCCTTCCACTCCTGCTTGACGCGGCGCATCTCCTCCTTGGCGGTACGCCACGCCTCCTTGTCGGCGTAGTCGGCGAAGTCCCCCAAGGGGGCGTCCTGCTCATCGCGGCCCTTGGTGCCACCGCCGCGGCGCGCCTCGCTGGCCGCCGCCCGCATCTCGCGCCGCAGGTCACCCGCCGCGCCGCGCACATCGGCCCTGATCTCGGCGGCGAGCTCCGCGACCGACTCGCGGATCTCCAGCTCCAGGTCAGCCAACTCGCCGCTGCGGTCGGCCAGTTCGGCGCGGCCCGCCTCCGTGATGGCGTAGACCTTGCGGCCGCCCTCGGTGGTGTGGGTGACCAGGCCCTCGGCCTCCAGCTTGGCCAGACGGGGGTAGACGGTGCCCGCCGACGGTGCGTACAGCCCCTGGAAGCGCTCCTCCAGGAGGCGGATCACCTCGTAGCCGTGGCGCGGGGCCTCGTCCAGCAGCTTCAGCAGGTAGAGGCGGAGGCGGCCATGGGCGAAGACGGGGGGCATGTCAGAGCACCTTCTTGTCGGTCGTGCCGTCGGCCGGGGCGTCACTCGCACCGTCGCCCCCGCCGGAAACAGAATTGTCCCCCGAGTCGCCGTGCGGTTCGGCCGCCGGGGTGTCTGCCGGGCCGGCCTCCGCGGCCGTCTCTTCGGCCGGCGGTCGGATGTCCTCGGTGCGGATGTCCTCAAGGTCGATGTCCTCGGGTTCCACGTCCCAGGGCTCGTCCTCGGCCGGAGGCCTGCGCAGCAGGGCGATCGAGCCCGAGACGGTCGTCGCCTTCAGGCTGCCGCTGCCCGCGCCGAGCCGGCCGGTGATCCTCTTGGCGCCCCATTGGCCGCTGACCCGGAGGTCCTCGAAGGCGTTGGAGACGGAGCCGCTCGCGGTGTTCGCCTCCACCTGCGCGTCCGCCGGGTGGGGGAGCCGGATGGCGATCTCGCCCGAGACGCTGGTCAGGTTGATGTCGGTCGGACGGCCGGCCGGGTCGAGGTCGACGATCATCGAGCCGCTCACCGAGTCCGCCTTGACGGACGACCCCGCCTCGACCACGGTCAGGTCCCCGGAGACGGAGTTGAACCGGAGGTCTCCGCTGAGCGCCTGCGCCTCCACGTTCCCCGAGACGGTGTCCGCGCGGACCGGGCCGGTCAGCCTCACCAGGGTGGTGTCACCGGTGACGCCCTTGACCTCCGCGCGTCCGTCGAGCCCGGACACCACGGCCGCGGCGCCGACGACACCCACCTCGACGCGCGTGCCGGCCGGGACGGCGAGGGAGACGGCGGCGCTGCGCCGCCAGCCCTTGCGGTCGAGCCACTTGAGGAAGCCCTTCCAGGGGAGGTCCTCGTAGGCCACGGTCAGGGTGCCGCCCCGCTGGGTCACCGCCAGTGGTGGTCCCTCGATCTGGGTGACCTCGAGTCGGGAGGAACCCTCGTCGGTCCCCACCACGTTCACCGTTCCGTTGACGATGCGTACGTGGAGCTCTTGTACGGGCTCGTCGAACGTCAGTTTCCTGGGTTCCGTGACGGACCACTCGGACATGGTGCAGACCTCCCCGTCGCAACGCGCCATATCGCGTCTCCTGTAATTCACGATATATCGCGGCCGTCGAAAGTCAAGACACGTCGAGACACACGTTCTGGTGATCCGCACTTCCCGCGCCTCCCCGAAAATGACCGATGGGCGTCCCTGAAAATGACCGATGGAAGGAATCGCCCTAGTTTGTGACCATGTCGACGGAAGTCCCTCGCAGCGGTCCCGCCGGTCCTGCCGACACCGCCCCCGGCGCCCTGCTGCTCTGCCGGGCGGAACCAGGGTCCGTCGCACCGGCCGCCCACCTGCTGCGCGAGCACATGCTGCTCACCGGCGCGGGCTCGGGTTGGAGCGTGCTCGTCCCCGAGGGTTCGCCGTGGCTGTACGGCGATGAACCCGTCGACCGCGTCCTGACCGGCTGGGCCACCGCCCTCGCCGTCGGCGCCTCCTGGCCCGTGCTCGCCCTGTGGTGGGACGCAGACCGCGCCGGATACACGCTCGCGTCCGGCTTCCGCCGACCGGTCGGCTACATCTGGCTCGCGAAGGGCACGCCGGCCGGCGAGGACGAGGCGATGCACACCTTCGCCACCCGCCTGGGCCTGGACCCCGTACGGGATCTGCAGTCCCTCGAAGAACTGACGAAACCGGACCCCGGAGC
It encodes:
- a CDS encoding Clp protease N-terminal domain-containing protein translates to MFERFTKNARVVVQEAVAHADGAGAPAVDAEHMLLALLDHEGTRASFALASLGVAGERKESVRDAVTEARRRAGLSQAETDALAGLGIDVSEIVARVEEVHGVGAMSGDRRDKGSWSGRRPFSRAAKQTLEKSLRIAVAHGDRHIGDEHILLALTVRPGLSTELLADHGVTHESLTRVLYGSGEAKAG
- a CDS encoding PadR family transcriptional regulator, which codes for MPPVFAHGRLRLYLLKLLDEAPRHGYEVIRLLEERFQGLYAPSAGTVYPRLAKLEAEGLVTHTTEGGRKVYAITEAGRAELADRSGELADLELEIRESVAELAAEIRADVRGAAGDLRREMRAAASEARRGGGTKGRDEQDAPLGDFADYADKEAWRTAKEEMRRVKQEWKEQARRAKDESRRARDEAQRARRQAKEAQERVRAQAQEELQRIGRRVQEQVQDHFARGDWPTGVREGLTELAKEFGDFGKDFGKEFGKDFGFGRGTAAGASAPRPEYSHTKEDFPAEYEPSWAHEDATGDPTRDLDRLLDRFRDDIRDAARDHGVTDDQLSDARRHLSTAAAHIGAILRGPRV
- a CDS encoding DUF4097 family beta strand repeat-containing protein; protein product: MSEWSVTEPRKLTFDEPVQELHVRIVNGTVNVVGTDEGSSRLEVTQIEGPPLAVTQRGGTLTVAYEDLPWKGFLKWLDRKGWRRSAAVSLAVPAGTRVEVGVVGAAAVVSGLDGRAEVKGVTGDTTLVRLTGPVRADTVSGNVEAQALSGDLRFNSVSGDLTVVEAGSSVKADSVSGSMIVDLDPAGRPTDINLTSVSGEIAIRLPHPADAQVEANTASGSVSNAFEDLRVSGQWGAKRITGRLGAGSGSLKATTVSGSIALLRRPPAEDEPWDVEPEDIDLEDIRTEDIRPPAEETAAEAGPADTPAAEPHGDSGDNSVSGGGDGASDAPADGTTDKKVL